A genomic stretch from Planctomycetia bacterium includes:
- a CDS encoding SNF2-related protein: protein MIYAEDWVRVRNRPEWGTGEVLKVAQNLGVYQARVLFKTSDGERVETVPIEWLEKASDLWERFASSDFDDPKVYRLKQMAFDMVHANTGGELTASRVDLLPHQILLVHDLIAIAPRRMLIADEVGLGKTIETGMLIRELIARGDAERILIVTPAGLIENWRRELESGFRMHFDVLGRDFQDHGSAAWERHAHVIASIDTLKQSRRLQRLLAAPGWDMVIFDEAHHLSRARTGKKTVTTLNYKLAEALRNHTRDLVFLSATPHQGNAYQFWSLLQLLNDQLFPDPDAINNHRGLLSRVMIRRTKREVTDAVGEPIFRRRQVQTDTFSLAPRERFFYDQLSEYLREGYTAAGIDQRTTSSAQRAIGLVMVTFQKIMSSSPRAIRQALRRRLLVLLARKQLDLENRRRTVSASQASRGAEEILKVKDEMLTVANDILGGHVPESEAESYIGRVRRRLQRREEEVETTSWSMDGDEEADEGIFAEAGIPAEIERVRELVKLVPNGPDRRFETLARAVSSLRRGEPNERFVIFTQYRDTMEFLAEELGRMFGADKIATLKGGPLDDKIAAMEAFWRENGALFLISTSAGGEGVNLQIGRVLFNYDLPWNPMAVEQRIGRIHRYGQQDTVQVYNLLAEDTVEERIYGLLQGKLVDIANSIGKVDDRGKPLEDFESDILGLLGSRPDYQELFKRALMDRDYQRTESEISRMIAEANRAREALSVLSQDLTGFNLEAYRRIEGHHTMDELGAWMRAMVLHLGGATIPDGNFWNIHVPEALQRKYHLAPRYERMCFDRDLALRARDSELGGIGHPLVDALLSEARDAEFAGSISQLTTGAQVFARYLVRYEDEAGEARTRVLTFRSTVNGRIEAIPSVAWLATEGESRQLGTTSRGETLKESFAKALEDYVIDWQPDRSKRARVRIELIGIHRS from the coding sequence GTGATCTACGCCGAAGACTGGGTGCGGGTGCGCAACCGCCCCGAATGGGGCACGGGTGAAGTGCTGAAGGTAGCGCAGAATCTTGGTGTCTATCAAGCAAGGGTGCTGTTCAAGACGTCTGACGGCGAGCGCGTCGAGACCGTACCGATCGAATGGCTTGAAAAAGCCTCCGACCTTTGGGAGCGTTTCGCCTCGAGCGATTTCGATGACCCGAAGGTCTATCGCCTGAAGCAAATGGCGTTCGATATGGTCCACGCCAATACGGGCGGCGAGTTGACCGCGAGCCGGGTCGATCTACTGCCTCACCAGATTCTCCTGGTGCATGACTTGATCGCTATCGCGCCGCGACGGATGCTGATTGCCGACGAAGTGGGCTTGGGCAAGACCATCGAGACTGGCATGTTGATCCGGGAACTGATCGCTCGAGGCGATGCTGAGCGCATCCTGATCGTTACACCCGCCGGCCTGATAGAAAACTGGCGCCGCGAGTTGGAAAGCGGATTCCGCATGCATTTCGACGTGCTCGGGCGCGACTTCCAGGACCACGGCTCGGCCGCCTGGGAGCGCCATGCGCACGTCATCGCGTCGATCGACACCTTGAAGCAATCGCGACGTCTGCAGCGCCTGCTCGCTGCGCCCGGCTGGGATATGGTGATCTTCGACGAAGCGCATCATCTTTCGCGTGCCCGAACCGGCAAGAAAACCGTCACCACACTGAACTACAAGCTGGCCGAAGCACTGCGCAACCACACGCGCGACCTGGTATTCCTTTCCGCAACACCGCATCAAGGCAACGCCTACCAATTCTGGTCGCTGCTGCAGCTATTGAACGATCAATTGTTTCCTGACCCGGATGCGATCAACAACCATCGCGGGCTGCTTAGCCGCGTGATGATTCGTCGCACCAAGCGGGAGGTTACCGATGCAGTCGGTGAGCCGATCTTTCGTCGCCGTCAGGTGCAGACCGACACCTTTTCTCTCGCACCGCGCGAGCGCTTCTTCTACGACCAGCTTTCCGAATATCTTCGCGAAGGGTATACGGCGGCAGGCATCGACCAGCGTACGACGAGCAGTGCGCAAAGGGCCATCGGCTTAGTGATGGTGACCTTCCAGAAGATCATGTCGTCGAGTCCGCGCGCGATCCGACAGGCGCTGCGCCGACGTCTTCTCGTGCTGCTGGCGCGCAAGCAACTGGACCTGGAGAACCGCCGACGCACGGTTTCGGCGTCGCAGGCGTCGCGGGGCGCAGAGGAAATCCTCAAAGTCAAGGATGAAATGCTGACTGTGGCGAACGACATACTCGGCGGCCATGTGCCGGAGTCGGAAGCCGAGAGCTACATCGGCCGCGTGCGGCGTCGCTTGCAACGGCGTGAGGAGGAGGTAGAGACAACATCGTGGTCGATGGACGGCGATGAGGAAGCCGATGAAGGCATTTTTGCCGAGGCCGGAATTCCGGCAGAGATCGAGCGCGTGCGCGAGTTGGTCAAGCTCGTCCCAAACGGCCCCGACCGTCGCTTCGAGACTCTTGCCCGTGCGGTGAGCAGTCTGCGTCGCGGCGAACCCAATGAGCGCTTCGTGATCTTCACGCAGTACCGCGACACGATGGAATTTCTCGCCGAAGAGCTGGGAAGGATGTTCGGTGCCGACAAGATCGCCACGCTAAAGGGTGGTCCGCTTGACGACAAGATCGCGGCAATGGAAGCATTTTGGCGCGAAAACGGCGCCCTCTTTCTGATTTCAACTTCGGCGGGAGGCGAGGGCGTCAATCTCCAGATCGGGCGAGTGCTGTTCAACTATGACCTGCCGTGGAATCCGATGGCAGTCGAGCAACGCATCGGTCGCATTCACCGCTACGGGCAACAGGACACGGTTCAGGTCTACAACCTGCTCGCCGAGGATACGGTCGAGGAGCGCATTTACGGGCTGCTACAGGGAAAGCTTGTTGATATTGCCAACTCGATCGGAAAAGTTGACGATCGCGGCAAGCCACTGGAGGACTTCGAAAGCGATATTCTCGGCTTGCTTGGTAGCAGGCCCGACTATCAGGAGCTTTTCAAGCGCGCGCTGATGGACCGCGACTACCAGCGCACTGAGTCTGAAATCAGCCGGATGATCGCCGAGGCGAACCGGGCTCGGGAAGCTCTAAGCGTGCTGTCGCAGGACCTGACCGGCTTCAACCTTGAGGCATACCGCCGCATCGAAGGGCACCATACGATGGATGAGCTCGGCGCGTGGATGCGCGCGATGGTGCTCCACCTCGGTGGCGCAACCATCCCTGACGGCAACTTCTGGAACATCCACGTGCCGGAGGCCCTCCAGCGCAAGTATCACCTTGCGCCACGCTATGAGCGTATGTGCTTTGACCGCGATCTTGCGTTGCGCGCGCGTGATTCAGAACTGGGTGGTATCGGACATCCGCTGGTGGATGCGCTTTTGTCCGAAGCGCGTGACGCGGAGTTCGCCGGATCGATTTCGCAATTGACTACGGGCGCTCAGGTGTTCGCCCGCTATCTGGTGCGCTACGAGGACGAGGCCGGCGAGGCACGCACGCGAGTGCTGACTTTCCGTTCGACAGTAAACGGACGGATTGAGGCAATTCCAAGTGTTGCCTGGCTGGCAACCGAAGGTGAGTCGCGGCAGCTTGGGACTACCTCGAGAGGCGAAACTTTGAAAGAGTCGTTCGCGAAGGCACTGGAGGATTACGTAATTGACTGGCAACCCGATCGCTCGAAACGGGCCCGGGTTCGGATTGAGTTGATCGGGATTCACCGTTCATAA
- a CDS encoding type II toxin-antitoxin system VapC family toxin gives MNLDDIPTGSLCVVDTNVLLYAEQGASSQAQRFIRRCSSGEVSATLPQTVWQEFTHKLMLAEAMMRGLTSGGNPASRLGSRPEAIKGLTLYKAKVRALVDLGFGFEPCLLPDLLDRAFALQELHGLLTNDSMVLAVALRLKADVLVSSDKAFRGIAEIDVHYPTDLRM, from the coding sequence GTGAACCTCGACGACATTCCAACCGGCAGCCTGTGCGTGGTCGACACGAACGTGCTCCTCTACGCCGAACAGGGCGCCTCCAGCCAGGCGCAGCGCTTCATTCGTCGCTGCTCTTCAGGCGAAGTCTCCGCTACCCTGCCGCAAACGGTGTGGCAGGAGTTCACCCACAAGCTGATGCTCGCCGAAGCAATGATGCGCGGCCTCACCTCGGGCGGCAACCCTGCGTCACGCCTGGGCTCGCGCCCCGAGGCTATCAAGGGCCTGACCTTGTACAAGGCCAAGGTAAGAGCGCTCGTCGACCTCGGCTTCGGCTTCGAGCCCTGCCTGTTGCCCGACCTGCTCGACCGCGCATTCGCATTGCAGGAGCTCCACGGCCTGCTTACCAACGACTCGATGGTGCTTGCCGTGGCTCTGCGTCTCAAGGCCGACGTTCTGGTGTCTAGCGACAAGGCTTTCCGTGGCATTGCCGAGATCGACGTCCACTACCCCACCGACCTGCGGATGTAA